In Mytilus edulis chromosome 4, xbMytEdul2.2, whole genome shotgun sequence, the following proteins share a genomic window:
- the LOC139521084 gene encoding uncharacterized protein isoform X1, translated as MKSELWNFPIQEEVKNEGTIDGNSGKMSAMEPDEITIIVVAGKGLQGKKQGRHKFSVIFGVGNRKYRTCVVKDPGGCPEWNEESVIQVNNVADQVFLIVTEKEDILGQINIPVATLLGPPGRVMKQPLQSHKKCPSPKGELIYQCFVSKYRPSFFPYSSTPKRTSTPNVYDKHRNGMTSSPIMRHKHEKRRGSTALQTLNKKFSKSIHDLFSFARSPTQDDEDKNVSNLSNGRASSIGSGLNNAGKLPIIHSVTPSEALIDGGTRVTIEGKNLGLSKADIMELLICEVDHADYVEFESSSRIFLKIKPSTAGIGDIILETESGGIGTLKNGFTYVDPNAPSTPSLTESDSCSSNTRFSIGDEELSNNVIVPPSPKVPRSPKQKMSVTLPDGEGNNDSDGKSKKTFLKHIRRASEGHALFQSKGPVQAVVPQVNMESLKAEIARLKKENEQIDVLKEEIETLKNDKKDMKVYIDKLVAKVITHCPEALATM; from the exons GTTAAAAATGAAGGTACAATAGATGGAAACAGTGGTAAAATGTCTGCCATGGAACCAGATGAAATTACTATAATTG tGGTTGCTGGAAAAGGGCTTCAAGGAAAGAAACAAG ggCGTCATAAGTTTTCTGTGATATTTGGTGTAGGAAATAGAAAGTACAGAACTTGTGTTGTAAAAGATCCTGGGGGATGTCCAGAATGGAACGAGGAATCTGTCAT ACAAGTAAACAATGTTGCAGACCAAGTTTTCCTTATAGTCACAGAAAAAGAAGATATCTTAGGTCAAATCAATATTCCCGTAGCAACTTTGTTAGGACCACCAGGCAGAGTGATGAAGCAGCCATTACAATCCCATAAAAAATGTCCGAGTCCCAAAGGAGAACTTATTTACCAGTGCTTTGTGTCAAAGTATAGACCTTCATTTTTCCCGTATTCAAGTACTCCCAAACGTACAAGTACACCAAATGTATATGATAAACATAGAAATGGTATGACATCATCTCCAATTATGAGACATAAACATGAAAAACGAAGGGGTAGTACGGCTTTACAAACATTAAACAAAAAGTTTTCTAAGTCTATACATGACTTGTTTTCATTCGCAAGAAGTCCAACACAGGACGATGAGgataaaaatgtttcaaatttaaGTAATGGTCGTGCCAGTAGTATTGGATCAGGATTAAATAATGCGGGTAAGCTACCCATAATTCATAGTGTCACCCCGTCAGAAGCATTAATCGATGGCGGAACAAGAGTGACAATTGAAGGGAAGAATCTAGGTTTATCTAAGGCTGATATAATGGAATTATTAATCTGTGAGGTGGATCATGCTGACTATGTAGAGTTTGAATCTTCTTCAAGAATCTTCTTAAAGATTAAACCTTCCACAGCAGGAATAGGTGATATTATTCTAGAGACTGAGTCAGGAGGGATAGGAACATTGAAAAATGGTTTTACGTATGTGGATCCAAATGCTCCCTCCACACCCTCATTGACGGAAAGTGATTCGTGTAGTTCTAACACAAGATTTTCTATAGGTGATGAAGAACTTAGTAATAATGTAATTGTTCCACCCTCACCTAAAGTACCAAGATCACCCAAACAGAAAATGAGT GTCACATTACCAGATGGTGAAGGCAATAATGATTCAGATGGCAAGTCAAAGAAAACATTTCTCAAACATATCAGAAGGGCAAGTGAAGGTCATGCTTTGTTCCAGTCAAAAGGACCAG ttcaaGCCGTAGTTCCACAAGTAAATATGGAGTCCCTGAAAGCAGAAATTGCTCGCTTAAAGAAGGAGAATGAACAGATTGATGTACTAAAAGAAGAAATTGAAA
- the LOC139521084 gene encoding uncharacterized protein isoform X2, whose amino-acid sequence MSAMEPDEITIIVVAGKGLQGKKQGRHKFSVIFGVGNRKYRTCVVKDPGGCPEWNEESVIQVNNVADQVFLIVTEKEDILGQINIPVATLLGPPGRVMKQPLQSHKKCPSPKGELIYQCFVSKYRPSFFPYSSTPKRTSTPNVYDKHRNGMTSSPIMRHKHEKRRGSTALQTLNKKFSKSIHDLFSFARSPTQDDEDKNVSNLSNGRASSIGSGLNNAGKLPIIHSVTPSEALIDGGTRVTIEGKNLGLSKADIMELLICEVDHADYVEFESSSRIFLKIKPSTAGIGDIILETESGGIGTLKNGFTYVDPNAPSTPSLTESDSCSSNTRFSIGDEELSNNVIVPPSPKVPRSPKQKMSVTLPDGEGNNDSDGKSKKTFLKHIRRASEGHALFQSKGPVQAVVPQVNMESLKAEIARLKKENEQIDVLKEEIETLKNDKKDMKVYIDKLVAKVITHCPEALATM is encoded by the exons ATGTCTGCCATGGAACCAGATGAAATTACTATAATTG tGGTTGCTGGAAAAGGGCTTCAAGGAAAGAAACAAG ggCGTCATAAGTTTTCTGTGATATTTGGTGTAGGAAATAGAAAGTACAGAACTTGTGTTGTAAAAGATCCTGGGGGATGTCCAGAATGGAACGAGGAATCTGTCAT ACAAGTAAACAATGTTGCAGACCAAGTTTTCCTTATAGTCACAGAAAAAGAAGATATCTTAGGTCAAATCAATATTCCCGTAGCAACTTTGTTAGGACCACCAGGCAGAGTGATGAAGCAGCCATTACAATCCCATAAAAAATGTCCGAGTCCCAAAGGAGAACTTATTTACCAGTGCTTTGTGTCAAAGTATAGACCTTCATTTTTCCCGTATTCAAGTACTCCCAAACGTACAAGTACACCAAATGTATATGATAAACATAGAAATGGTATGACATCATCTCCAATTATGAGACATAAACATGAAAAACGAAGGGGTAGTACGGCTTTACAAACATTAAACAAAAAGTTTTCTAAGTCTATACATGACTTGTTTTCATTCGCAAGAAGTCCAACACAGGACGATGAGgataaaaatgtttcaaatttaaGTAATGGTCGTGCCAGTAGTATTGGATCAGGATTAAATAATGCGGGTAAGCTACCCATAATTCATAGTGTCACCCCGTCAGAAGCATTAATCGATGGCGGAACAAGAGTGACAATTGAAGGGAAGAATCTAGGTTTATCTAAGGCTGATATAATGGAATTATTAATCTGTGAGGTGGATCATGCTGACTATGTAGAGTTTGAATCTTCTTCAAGAATCTTCTTAAAGATTAAACCTTCCACAGCAGGAATAGGTGATATTATTCTAGAGACTGAGTCAGGAGGGATAGGAACATTGAAAAATGGTTTTACGTATGTGGATCCAAATGCTCCCTCCACACCCTCATTGACGGAAAGTGATTCGTGTAGTTCTAACACAAGATTTTCTATAGGTGATGAAGAACTTAGTAATAATGTAATTGTTCCACCCTCACCTAAAGTACCAAGATCACCCAAACAGAAAATGAGT GTCACATTACCAGATGGTGAAGGCAATAATGATTCAGATGGCAAGTCAAAGAAAACATTTCTCAAACATATCAGAAGGGCAAGTGAAGGTCATGCTTTGTTCCAGTCAAAAGGACCAG ttcaaGCCGTAGTTCCACAAGTAAATATGGAGTCCCTGAAAGCAGAAATTGCTCGCTTAAAGAAGGAGAATGAACAGATTGATGTACTAAAAGAAGAAATTGAAA